CCCTTGTCCTCAATCACCCAGCCTCGACTTTGGAACAGTGCAATGAAGTCAATGGTGGAGTAATCGTAGAAAGTGGAGTCATTGCCAAAATTTCCAGCATCACCGTTGGAAAACCCCTGCTTCTCCTTTTTCTTGGAATGCCTGTTGAACTTTTGCTTACCGGCCTTGGCCGGATAACTTGCTGCCAGGGTTAGGTGATCAACAAATTGGATGTCCTGCCAACTTTCATCGAGCCAGCGGTATTCCCGCACGGTGGTGGGATGGATGGATGGTGGAGCTACCAATTGTGTCCCTGCACCTTGAACTTCCCCAGCGTGGTGTTTACCACTTGCGTCAGCAAAGACGATTTTCTCTGCACTGTCCGAGAGAACATAGTGGTGCCGCTTTCCACTACCAGTTTCGACAACGGGACCTCCCATCAGCCAGTTAAAGCCTTCATTGTCACTAGCCTGCTTCAGATGTTGTCTCCAGAGGGCCTCGTTGTCGTAGTCGATTCCAACAAGGTACTTACCGTCTGCCCTTTGGACGCCACAGAGTAGGCCCACGTTGTCTTCTGCAGAAAACAGATTCAGCAATGATTCTGTATCCAAGCCCTCATAGGTTTCCAGCTTCTGCCACTGCTTCCGGTAGGGTCGAATGGTATCGGG
This window of the SAR324 cluster bacterium genome carries:
- a CDS encoding bifunctional DNA primase/polymerase, with amino-acid sequence MDTESLLNLFSAEDNVGLLCGVQRADGKYLVGIDYDNEALWRQHLKQASDNEGFNWLMGGPVVETGSGKRHHYVLSDSAEKIVFADASGKHHAGEVQGAGTQLVAPPSIHPTTVREYRWLDESWQDIQFVDHLTLAASYPAKAGKQKFNRHSKKKEKQGFSNGDAGNFGNDSTFYDYSTIDFIALFQSRGWVIEDKG